From the genome of Oxyura jamaicensis isolate SHBP4307 breed ruddy duck chromosome 2, BPBGC_Ojam_1.0, whole genome shotgun sequence, one region includes:
- the PP2D1 gene encoding protein phosphatase 2C-like domain-containing protein 1 encodes MTWEEKSQDKANPSDFEPCTDEEDHLEEVTIAAENEDVNCISIFCSACQQAVYPHHLFYHKKKHEALTLLGYDSSQAEMDNETLLAQRQKLISKLTKIPKYSERHRQKIDYSFEFLMDDHTPTSYCDLNTTNSPSTLKKIKNSSIKALSVCQDKNSTWQGNMEDRFFVVDNYGNRSDTCFLGLVDGYHGVTAAEMVAAELPLLFLDQLAQTDSSYKKTEEEQQILNSFATVIEADYRKKEITFSNKQDNDETKKTNNYEWIHKAYAKSFWRMDRLLRLGRNEVSKVRWSGCSAVTCLMERLPSENTDGNEERTQFENRTHSPLTKTAEDVAGLLHIANIGNAHAVLCKNGKSYCLSEEHSTSNVRERTRILQNGGNISTNEPDGLVEGHLRTTRGLGHHGDPVLKRSVIPVPHSISVPIDNSCQFLVLASNGLWEVLDYNQVCALTVTTFTHYLRMYEYVHQNGASLCKYQYLMTLSEEDLNDSEATNGLQDGIEMLYKNKDIFLSGSKGNFTHSKPKCPRSSYLQSEDKVPKETNDHKNQADPELSLFSNDEIGPQNRGIRQSDISTQGNSEEPTQSEDRETCQYNSFQPRSQTIAQGETDTDTFCRTRPSHIHKQLQKNALTIGPTDMEQPQKDKEAYLPNCDSDPRLAEKMDSKILCDKPPSYTSQQLLKTALPVDCEAPTDFEQDTKIYLSDCESQAAGRGWVASERLYEKAASYISEQLVKTALEAGSRDNITILIVLLNGCDKIPNYLNI; translated from the exons ATgacatgggaagaaaaatcacaagaCAAAGCAAACCCATCTGATTTTGAACCTTGCACAGATGAGGAGGATCATCTGGAGGAGGTCACAATTGCAGCTGAGAATGAAGATGTCAATTGCATTTCAATTTTTTGCTCAGCATGTCAGCAAGCAGTATATCCGCACCATCTTTTTTACCATAAAAAAAAGCACGAAGCCCTAACTTTGCTGGGCTATGATAGCTCACAAGCAGAGATGGACAATGAAACACTTCTAGCTCAGAGACAGAAGCTGATTTCAAAATTGACCAAGATTCCTAAGTATTCTGAAAGACATAGGCAGAAGATTGATTATTCATTTGAGTTCCTTATGGATGATCATACTCCTACATCATATTGTGATCTCAACACCACCAACAGTCCTAGtactcttaaaaaaattaaaaattcttcaaTAAAAGCATTATCAGTTTGCCAAGATAAAAATTCCACATGGCAGGGCAACATGGAAGACAGATTTTTTGTAGTGGATAACTATGGAAATCGGTCAGATACATGTTTTCTGGGGCTAGTCGATGGCTATCATGGTGtgacagctgcagaaatggTTGCAGCAGAGCTTccacttttatttcttgatcAGCTTGCTCAAACAGATTCCTCTTACAAAAAGACTGAGGAGGAACAGcaaattcttaattcttttgCCACAGTAATTGAGGCAGACTACAGGAAAAAGGAGATAACTTTTTCTAATAAACAGGACAATGATGAGACCAAGAAGACCAATAATTACGAATGGATTCACAAAGCTTATGCCAAGTCCTTCTGGAGAATGGATAGACTTTTACGACTGGGAAGGAATGAAGTGTCCAAAGTTCGCTGGAGCGGCTGCTCAGCTGTTACCTGTTTGATGGAAAGACTCCCCAGTGAAAATACAGATGGTAATGAAGAAAGAACGCAGTTTGAAAACAGAACACATAGCCCATTAACCAAGACAGCTGAGGATGTTGCTGGGTTACTGCACATCGCTAACATAG gtAACGCACATGCAGTTTTATGTAAAAATGGCAAGAGTTATTGCCTCTCAGAAGAGCACAGCACATCTAATGTACGTGAGAGAACACGCATACTTCAGAATGGTGGAAACATCAGCACTAATGAACCAGATGGATTAGTAGAGGGTCACCTTAGAACTACAAGGGGTCTTGGACATCATGGAGATCCAGTACTGAAAAGATCTGTAATACCTGTACCTCACAGCATCTCTGTCCCTATTGATAATTCTTGCCAATTTCTTGTTTTAGCTTCTAATGGCCTTTGGGAGGTTTTGGATTACAATCAAGTATGTGCATTAACAGTAACAACATTCACTCATTATTTGAGAATGTATGAATATGTTCACCAAAATGGGGCCTCTCTGTGTAAATATCAGTATTTGATGACTCTCTCTGAAGAGGACTTAAATGACTCAGAGGCTACTAATGGTCTCCAAGATGGAATAGAGATgctgtacaaaaataaagatatttttctcagtgGCTCAAAAGGCAACTTCACACACAGCAAGCCAAAATGTCCTAGGAGTAGCTATTTGCAAAGTGAAGACAAAGTTCCTAAGGAAACCAACGACCACAAAAACCAAGCTGATCCAGAGCTGTCTCTCTTCAGTAATGATGAAATAGGTCCACAGAACAGAGGGATAAGACAGTCTGATATTAGCACACAAGGTAACTCTGAAGAACCAACACAGTCAGAGGACAGAGAAACTTGTCAATATAACAGTTTTCAGCCACGTTCACAGACCATAGCTCAAGGAGAAACAGACACTGACACTTTCTGCAGAACCCGTCCAAGTCACATCCAtaaacagctgcagaagaatGCACTGACAATAGGACCTACAGACATGGAACAGCCTCAGAAAGATAAAGAAGCATACCTACCTAATTGTGACTCAGACCCACGCCTGGCAGAAAAAATGGACTCCAAGATACTCTGTGACAAACCTCCAAGTTATACTAGCCAGCAACTGTTGAAGACCGCATTGCCAGTGGACTGTGAAGCACCAACAGATTTTGAAcaggacacaaaaatatatctgtCTGATTGTGAATCACAAGCTGCAGGAAGAGGCTGGGTCGCCTCTGAGAGACTCTACGAAAAAGCAGCAAGCTACATCAGTGAACAACTGGTAAAGACTGCATTAGAGGCAGGTTCAAGAGATAATATTACTATTCTAATTGTACTTCTAAATGGGTGTGATAAGATACCTAACTACCTCAACATTTGA
- the RAB5A gene encoding ras-related protein Rab-5A, producing the protein MANRGATRPNGPNAGNKICQFKLVLLGESAVGKSSLVLRFVKGQFHEFQESTIGAAFLTQTVCLDDTTVKFEIWDTAGQERYHSLAPMYYRGAQAAIVVYDITNEESFARAKNWVKELQRQASPNIVIALAGNKADLANKRAVDFQEAQAYADDNSLLFMETSAKTSMNVNEIFMAIAKKLPKNEPQSTGANSARGRGVDLTEPTQQPKSQCCSN; encoded by the exons ATGGCTAATCGAGGAGCAACAAGACCCAATGGGCCAAATGCGGGAAATAAAATTTGCCAATTCAAATTAGTACTTCTAGGAGAGTCTGCAGTTGGTAAATCAAGTTTGGTGCTTCGTTTTGTAAAAGGACAGTTTCATGAGTTTCAAGAAAGTACAATTGGAG CTGCTTTTCTAACACAGACTGTGTGTCTTGATGATACAACGGTAAAATTTGAAATTTGGGATACAGCTGGGCAAGAGCGGTATCACAGTTTAGCGCCTATGTACTACAGAGGAGCACAAGCTGCTATAGTTGTATACGACATTACAAATGAG GAATCCTTTGCCAGAGCGAAAAATTGGGTCAAGGAACTTCAGCGACAAGCAAGTCCTAACATTGTAATAGCTTTAGCAGGAAACAAAGCTGATCTAGCTAACAAAAGAGCTGTGGATTTTCAG gAAGCACAGGCTTATGCAGATGACAACAGTTTATTGTTCATGGAGACATCTGCCAAAACATCTATGAAcgtaaatgaaatatttatggcAATTG CAAAAAAATTGCCAAAGAACGAACCACAGAGTACAGGAGCCAACTCTGCCAGAGGAAGAGGAGTAGACCTTACTGAACCCACACAACAACCCAAGAGTCAATGTTGTAGTAACTAA